One region of Myxococcus fulvus genomic DNA includes:
- a CDS encoding sigma-70 family RNA polymerase sigma factor produces the protein MLDFRQPNRTKQEFEELALAHLDPLYSAALRLTKNERDAEDLVQDTCMRAYRFFDKFERGTNIKAWLFKILTNTFINRYRRKVKERTVVEGVEREAVHERFVSRDATDFAANPEQYFFDRLLSDDVLRAIDSLPIDFRLVVILADLQEFSYKEIAEILECPVGTVMSRLFRGRKLLQKTLREYAVGQGVFRHEGEGVETPANLEEYRQRKKTG, from the coding sequence ATGTTGGATTTCAGACAACCCAACCGGACGAAGCAGGAATTCGAGGAACTGGCGCTGGCCCACCTGGACCCGCTCTATTCGGCGGCCCTGCGCCTGACGAAGAACGAGCGCGATGCCGAGGACCTGGTGCAGGACACCTGCATGAGGGCCTACCGCTTCTTCGACAAGTTCGAGCGGGGCACCAACATCAAGGCCTGGCTCTTCAAGATCCTCACCAACACGTTCATCAACCGCTACCGGCGCAAGGTGAAGGAGCGCACGGTGGTGGAGGGTGTCGAGCGCGAGGCGGTGCACGAGCGCTTCGTGAGCCGGGACGCGACGGACTTCGCGGCCAACCCGGAGCAGTACTTCTTCGACCGGCTCCTGTCGGACGACGTGCTGCGCGCCATCGACTCCTTGCCCATCGACTTCAGGCTGGTGGTCATCCTCGCGGACCTGCAGGAGTTCTCCTACAAGGAGATCGCCGAGATCCTCGAGTGCCCTGTCGGCACCGTGATGAGCCGCCTGTTCCGAGGCCGCAAGCTCCTGCAGAAGACCCTGCGCGAGTACGCGGTGGGCCAGGGCGTCTTCCGCCACGAGGGTGAGGGCGTGGAGACCCCGGCGAACCTCGAAGAGTATCGTCAAAGGAAGAAGACGGGGTAG
- the ald gene encoding alanine dehydrogenase — translation MIVGVPKEIKTREYRVGMVPAGVRALTSAGHTVLVETNAGVGSGIPDSEYQRVGATLVASADEVWKRAEMIVKVKEPIAPEYERIQPGQIIYTYFHLAGVDPELTKTLVKKKAAAVAYETLQLDDGSLPLLKPMSEVAGKMAIQVGAACLEKAHGGKGILLGGVPGVRRGRVTIIGGGVVGLCAAKVAVGMGAEVTILDVNLERLTYLDDVFLGRVSVLASDTESIAASVREADLVVGAVLIPGGKAPKLVSESLISEMTPGSVVVDVAVDQGGCIETCKPTTHDNPTFEVHGVVHYCVANMPGAVPQTSTYALTNTTRPYSRKIADMGLVEAVKSDRALARAMNTYNGHVTYEAVAKDLGYEYLAISEALARK, via the coding sequence GTGATCGTCGGAGTTCCCAAGGAGATCAAAACCCGTGAGTACCGCGTCGGCATGGTGCCTGCGGGCGTGCGCGCGCTCACGAGCGCGGGCCACACGGTGCTGGTCGAGACGAACGCCGGCGTCGGCTCTGGCATCCCCGACTCGGAGTACCAGCGCGTGGGCGCGACGCTCGTCGCCAGCGCGGACGAGGTCTGGAAGCGCGCGGAGATGATCGTCAAGGTGAAGGAGCCCATCGCGCCGGAGTATGAGCGCATCCAGCCCGGGCAGATCATCTACACGTACTTCCATCTGGCCGGCGTGGACCCGGAGCTGACGAAGACGCTGGTGAAGAAGAAGGCGGCGGCCGTCGCGTACGAGACGCTGCAACTGGATGACGGCAGCCTCCCGCTGCTCAAGCCCATGTCCGAGGTGGCCGGGAAGATGGCCATCCAGGTGGGCGCCGCGTGCCTGGAGAAGGCGCACGGTGGCAAGGGTATCCTCCTGGGCGGCGTGCCCGGCGTGCGCCGCGGCCGCGTCACCATCATCGGTGGCGGCGTCGTCGGTCTGTGCGCCGCGAAGGTCGCCGTGGGCATGGGCGCCGAGGTCACCATCCTCGACGTCAACCTGGAGCGCCTCACCTACCTGGACGACGTGTTCCTCGGCCGCGTCAGCGTGCTCGCCTCCGACACGGAGAGCATCGCCGCCTCCGTGCGCGAGGCCGACCTCGTCGTGGGCGCGGTGCTCATCCCCGGCGGCAAGGCCCCCAAGCTCGTCTCCGAGTCGCTCATCTCCGAGATGACCCCGGGCTCCGTCGTCGTCGACGTCGCGGTGGACCAGGGCGGCTGCATCGAGACCTGCAAGCCCACCACGCACGACAACCCGACGTTCGAGGTGCACGGCGTCGTCCACTACTGCGTCGCCAACATGCCGGGCGCCGTCCCCCAGACGTCCACGTACGCCCTCACCAACACCACCCGTCCCTACTCGCGGAAGATCGCCGACATGGGCCTGGTGGAGGCCGTGAAGTCGGACCGCGCCCTGGCCCGTGCGATGAACACCTACAACGGCCACGTCACCTACGAGGCCGTCGCCAAGGACCTGGGGTACGAGTACCTGGCCATCTCCGAGGCGCTCGCGCGCAAGTAG
- a CDS encoding anti-sigma factor family protein yields MTCQELERLLYPYLDGEFQPEERVDLESHLSACAGCQRRVEEERHMQLALRRAARHSVQRMQAPASLRAGIARGLHQEHRRAQYGVWLRAGAVALVVVTVTSGWSAYQAGKRERLAKEELVLRFKRPLPYEVTASNSEQLETWFKGTVDPRVALPQLPRAKPLGGRISILNGREVAYISYETLPDEGGPSRRLGVFVVPDEASPRPQALPAVEVDSAQGFNIVTWRDHEVVYEMVTDMDERDILRMLEEREHGATLASTPPRAMESADGNYSYQTLPMPARSRPAVSVEPASFP; encoded by the coding sequence ATGACCTGCCAGGAACTCGAACGGCTTCTGTATCCGTACCTCGACGGCGAATTCCAGCCGGAGGAGCGGGTCGACCTCGAATCCCACCTCTCCGCGTGCGCTGGATGTCAGCGCCGCGTGGAGGAAGAGCGGCACATGCAGCTCGCCCTGCGGCGGGCCGCGAGACACTCCGTGCAGCGGATGCAGGCCCCGGCCTCGCTCCGCGCGGGCATCGCCCGGGGGCTCCACCAGGAGCACCGCCGCGCGCAATATGGGGTCTGGCTGCGCGCGGGCGCCGTCGCCCTGGTGGTGGTGACGGTGACGAGCGGCTGGTCCGCGTATCAGGCGGGCAAGCGGGAGCGGCTGGCGAAGGAAGAGCTCGTCCTGCGCTTCAAGCGTCCGCTGCCGTACGAAGTCACCGCGTCCAACTCCGAGCAGTTGGAGACGTGGTTCAAGGGCACGGTGGATCCCCGCGTCGCGCTGCCGCAGCTGCCTCGCGCCAAGCCGTTGGGTGGCCGCATCTCCATCCTCAACGGCCGCGAGGTCGCGTACATCAGCTACGAGACGCTCCCCGACGAGGGTGGCCCCAGCCGTCGGCTCGGCGTGTTCGTGGTGCCGGACGAGGCGAGCCCCCGTCCCCAGGCGCTGCCCGCGGTGGAGGTGGACTCCGCGCAGGGCTTCAACATCGTGACCTGGCGCGACCACGAGGTCGTCTACGAGATGGTCACCGACATGGACGAGCGTGACATCCTGCGCATGCTCGAGGAGCGCGAGCACGGCGCCACGCTGGCCAGCACGCCGCCCCGCGCGATGGAGTCCGCGGACGGGAATTACTCGTACCAGACACTCCCGATGCCCGCGCGCTCGCGCCCCGCCGTCTCCGTCGAGCCCGCGTCGTTTCCCTGA